A window of the Natranaerobius trueperi genome harbors these coding sequences:
- a CDS encoding ATP-dependent helicase, translating to MVIDLNSLNTEQSEAVKATEGPVLILAGAGSGKTKVLTYHVAYLISNKKVHPESILALTFTNKAAKEMKERINDLVEDSPPTWVSTFHATCVRILRREIDLLGYGKDFLIYDARDKTKIVKDIISELNLDNKRYPHQAVSRKISNIKNNLQSSSNLYYPYDQIYESYQKCLRKENALDFDDLLVQTIELFEKFPDRLQYYQNKFQHILVDEFQDTNPAQNHLITLLSPPQENVFVVGDDDQSIYLFRGADVTNILDFEKKFPDTKVIKLERNYRSTKTILEAANQVVVKNPQRKSKKLWTENNDGELLKSYQGVDERDEAQFIANEIRTNRHQLPLMAVLYRTNAQSRVLEDIFRREGISYTVVGGSGFYDRKEVKDIMAYLMVIQTPKADSQLERIINEPKRGIGKTTVEKIKNYANRNGLSFYDSLLEIDFVEVSKRAQNSVKKFVDLITNFQLMREYLTVRELVEEVAEKTGYLETLRSQNNREAQNRIDNIKEIYSLAKDFEAEGGETLQEFLAHTTLLGDVDTWEDENQAEVVMMTLHSAKGLEFPGVFLTGLEEGVFPHVRSFDNEASMEEERRLCYVGITRAEQVLYLTWCEQRTMNGMTRMHTPSRFINEIDTELIEGQNESDNNLSSDAISKTRSETVQNDSTFMNSRTKSIANEVFESGDKISHKKWGEGKVVEAQKAAGDWILTVSFPGVGTKRLAAGVAPIKKI from the coding sequence ATGGTGATAGACTTAAATTCTTTAAATACTGAACAATCTGAAGCTGTTAAGGCAACAGAAGGACCAGTACTGATTTTAGCTGGTGCAGGTAGTGGAAAAACTAAAGTGTTAACTTATCATGTTGCATATTTAATTTCTAATAAAAAAGTTCATCCTGAGAGTATATTAGCTTTAACATTTACAAATAAGGCAGCAAAAGAAATGAAAGAACGAATAAATGACCTAGTAGAAGATTCACCCCCAACATGGGTGTCAACCTTTCACGCTACTTGTGTTCGAATTTTGCGTCGTGAAATTGATCTACTAGGTTATGGTAAAGACTTTTTGATCTATGACGCTAGAGATAAAACTAAAATAGTTAAAGATATAATTTCCGAGCTAAACTTAGATAATAAACGTTATCCTCATCAAGCTGTATCTAGAAAGATAAGTAACATAAAAAATAACTTACAAAGTTCTTCAAATTTATATTACCCTTATGATCAAATCTATGAATCATATCAGAAATGTTTAAGAAAAGAAAATGCATTAGATTTTGATGATCTACTTGTACAAACTATAGAACTGTTTGAAAAGTTTCCTGATAGACTACAATATTATCAAAATAAATTCCAACATATTTTAGTTGATGAGTTTCAGGATACTAACCCCGCCCAAAATCATCTCATCACATTATTGTCGCCACCTCAGGAAAATGTTTTTGTTGTAGGTGATGATGATCAATCAATCTATCTATTCCGTGGTGCTGATGTAACTAATATATTAGATTTTGAAAAGAAGTTTCCTGATACTAAAGTTATCAAACTAGAAAGAAATTATCGTTCAACTAAGACTATTTTAGAGGCTGCTAATCAAGTAGTGGTTAAAAACCCACAAAGAAAATCAAAAAAATTATGGACAGAAAATAATGATGGAGAACTATTAAAGTCTTATCAAGGAGTAGATGAACGAGATGAAGCTCAATTTATAGCTAATGAAATTAGAACTAACAGGCATCAATTACCATTAATGGCTGTTTTGTATAGAACTAATGCACAATCTCGTGTATTAGAGGATATATTTCGAAGAGAAGGAATTTCTTATACTGTAGTTGGTGGATCTGGTTTTTATGATAGAAAAGAAGTAAAGGACATTATGGCTTATTTAATGGTGATACAAACGCCAAAAGCAGATAGCCAGTTAGAACGTATTATTAATGAACCAAAACGTGGAATAGGTAAGACAACTGTAGAAAAGATTAAAAATTATGCTAATAGAAATGGGTTATCTTTTTATGACTCATTATTAGAGATAGATTTCGTGGAAGTTAGTAAGCGTGCTCAAAATTCTGTGAAAAAGTTTGTTGATTTAATTACTAATTTTCAGCTAATGCGGGAATACTTAACTGTTAGAGAACTAGTCGAGGAAGTAGCAGAAAAAACCGGGTATCTAGAGACATTAAGGTCACAAAACAATAGAGAAGCACAGAATAGAATTGATAATATTAAAGAAATTTACTCTTTAGCAAAAGATTTTGAAGCTGAAGGTGGCGAAACATTACAAGAGTTTTTAGCTCATACCACACTTCTTGGTGATGTAGATACTTGGGAAGATGAAAATCAAGCAGAAGTAGTGATGATGACTCTTCACAGTGCTAAAGGTTTAGAGTTTCCGGGTGTATTTCTAACAGGACTAGAGGAAGGTGTGTTTCCTCATGTAAGGTCTTTTGACAATGAAGCGTCAATGGAAGAAGAAAGACGTCTGTGTTATGTTGGAATTACTAGAGCAGAACAAGTCCTGTATCTAACTTGGTGTGAACAACGTACAATGAATGGTATGACTAGAATGCATACACCATCAAGGTTTATAAATGAAATTGATACCGAATTAATTGAAGGACAAAATGAATCAGATAATAATTTATCATCTGATGCTATTTCTAAAACAAGATCAGAAACTGTTCAAAACGACAGTACATTTATGAATTCAAGAACTAAAAGCATAGCTAATGAAGTATTTGAATCTGGAGATAAGATCTCCCATAAAAAATGGGGCGAGGGTAAAGTGGTAGAGGCACAAAAAGCAGCTGGTGATTGGATTTTAACAGTATCATTCCCAGGGGTAGGTACTAAAAGATTAGCAGCTGGTGTTGCACCGATTAAAAAAATATAG
- a CDS encoding YerC/YecD family TrpR-related protein, with protein MVIRKIRGEFLDQFFEAILSLETVDECYEFFEDVATVTEVKALAQRFHVAKMLKEGYTYQDIEDKTGASTATISRVKRFLHYGAGGYDIVLKRIGKQETEDNDN; from the coding sequence ATTGTAATTCGTAAGATAAGAGGAGAATTTTTAGATCAATTTTTTGAAGCAATCTTAAGCCTTGAAACTGTAGATGAATGTTATGAGTTTTTTGAAGATGTGGCGACTGTAACGGAAGTTAAAGCTTTGGCTCAAAGATTTCATGTTGCAAAAATGTTGAAAGAGGGTTATACTTATCAAGATATTGAAGATAAAACAGGTGCTAGTACTGCAACTATAAGTCGAGTAAAAAGATTCTTACATTACGGTGCTGGTGGTTATGACATTGTGTTAAAAAGAATTGGAAAACAAGAAACAGAAGACAATGATAATTAG
- the purD gene encoding phosphoribosylamine--glycine ligase, protein MKVLVVGSGGREHALACKLSESNQVSEIFVAPGNYGTQQESKCTNVNIAETDIESLVSFAKKNEINLTVVGPELPLSLGIVDYFQRNNLKIFGPTKEGAKIETSKWFAKTLMLENNIPTAKACYLDGSKGIDNMEINKGSKFLSEMTPPYVVKADGLYSGKGVVVTNDYNEALNTIKKFLSEQMNVVLEEYLEGEEISLLAFTDGNKVLPLLPSQDYKRAYDNDQGPNTGGMGAYAPVSKISKEFIREVTDSILEPTIKSMDNKGISYHGVLYAGLILTETGPKVLEYNARFGDPETQTILPLLSSDLYEILEEVANGKIIKDNLEWKEQRAVCVVLASRGYPKEYKKGFTIDYPSIQDSNVKIYLAGVSSSNSSPVTSGGRVISVTGIDETIAKARCEAYKNVNKIEYFGKQFRGDIALTTLK, encoded by the coding sequence TTGAAAGTATTAGTTGTAGGTTCTGGAGGGCGAGAGCACGCACTTGCCTGTAAGCTATCAGAGAGTAATCAGGTTTCTGAGATTTTTGTTGCTCCCGGTAACTATGGTACACAACAGGAAAGTAAATGTACAAATGTAAACATTGCTGAAACAGATATTGAGAGTTTAGTATCTTTTGCTAAAAAAAACGAAATAAACTTAACAGTTGTTGGACCTGAACTACCCCTATCATTAGGGATAGTAGATTATTTTCAAAGAAATAATTTGAAGATCTTTGGACCAACTAAAGAAGGAGCAAAAATTGAAACTAGTAAGTGGTTTGCTAAAACTTTGATGTTAGAAAATAATATACCAACTGCTAAAGCTTGCTATTTAGATGGTAGTAAAGGTATAGATAATATGGAGATAAATAAAGGAAGTAAATTTTTATCTGAAATGACACCACCTTATGTTGTAAAAGCTGATGGATTATATTCAGGAAAAGGTGTTGTAGTAACTAATGATTATAACGAAGCTTTAAATACTATAAAAAAATTTTTATCTGAACAGATGAATGTTGTGTTAGAAGAATACCTAGAGGGAGAAGAAATATCCCTTCTTGCTTTTACTGATGGAAACAAAGTGCTTCCTTTACTTCCAAGTCAAGACTATAAAAGAGCTTATGATAATGATCAAGGACCTAATACAGGAGGAATGGGAGCGTATGCACCTGTTTCTAAAATTTCAAAAGAGTTTATTAGAGAAGTAACTGATAGTATTTTAGAGCCAACTATTAAATCCATGGATAATAAAGGAATTAGCTATCATGGTGTATTATATGCAGGATTAATACTAACTGAAACGGGACCTAAAGTTTTAGAATATAATGCAAGGTTTGGTGATCCAGAAACTCAAACTATTTTACCGTTACTTTCTTCTGATCTGTATGAAATTCTAGAAGAAGTAGCAAATGGTAAAATTATCAAGGATAATTTGGAATGGAAAGAACAAAGAGCAGTTTGTGTTGTCTTGGCTTCTAGGGGTTATCCTAAAGAATATAAAAAAGGTTTCACTATTGATTACCCATCTATACAAGATTCTAATGTAAAAATATACTTAGCAGGTGTAAGTTCTAGTAATAGTAGTCCAGTTACTTCTGGAGGAAGAGTTATAAGTGTTACTGGTATCGATGAAACAATTGCAAAGGCTAGATGTGAAGCTTATAAAAATGTGAACAAAATTGAATACTTTGGTAAACAGTTCCGTGGTGATATTGCCCTGACAACTTTAAAATGA
- the purH gene encoding bifunctional phosphoribosylaminoimidazolecarboxamide formyltransferase/IMP cyclohydrolase, with translation MKTKVSRVLISVYDKSNVLNLAKTLEACGTEIISTGGTLKYLQDNGVDVRGVEDITGYPEILGGRVKTLHPKIHGGILAKQGTEPELKDLDIKLFDLIVVNLYPFNEVIKQTNVSLDEIIENIDIGGPTLIRGAAKNWNRVTACVDPKDYNKLIEELTENQGISEELRKYLAKKAFSHTAYYDSVIAEYLNGDYNLELPDINSLSKKDLKYGENPHQKAVFLEDPNRSFIQHQGDTLSYNNLVDIDASLELVSEFNSKACVAIKHTNPCGVGVSTDILTAFEKAYAGDPVSIFGGIVAFNDQVTEKLAQKITSIFLDVVISPSFTKEALEVLAKKPRLKVIETKVDKTKAKQIRTVSFGYLVQEKNIKISPLDSWNLMTGPKVSDDQLSDLVVAEKVVKHVKSNAIVVVKDGQTLGIGAGQMNRITASKLALEHAGEHANGSVLASDAFFPFDDVVKKCEEYGVSCIIQPGGSKRDQDSIKAASDAGISMFFTGVRHFKH, from the coding sequence ATGAAAACGAAAGTTTCTAGAGTTTTAATTAGTGTATATGATAAATCTAATGTACTTAATCTTGCAAAAACTCTTGAAGCTTGTGGGACGGAAATCATATCAACTGGAGGCACTCTAAAATATTTGCAAGATAATGGTGTAGATGTTAGGGGTGTAGAAGATATAACAGGTTATCCTGAAATCCTTGGTGGTCGTGTGAAAACTCTACATCCTAAGATACATGGTGGAATCTTAGCGAAACAAGGCACAGAACCTGAATTGAAAGATCTAGATATAAAACTTTTTGATCTTATTGTTGTTAATCTATATCCATTTAATGAAGTTATAAAACAAACTAATGTGTCCCTAGACGAAATTATAGAAAATATAGATATAGGAGGCCCGACATTAATTAGAGGGGCTGCTAAGAATTGGAATAGAGTAACAGCTTGTGTTGATCCAAAAGATTACAATAAGTTAATAGAGGAATTAACTGAAAACCAAGGAATTTCAGAAGAACTCAGAAAATATTTAGCCAAAAAAGCATTTAGCCATACAGCTTATTACGATTCAGTTATTGCAGAATATTTAAACGGAGATTATAACTTAGAATTGCCTGATATTAATTCTTTATCGAAAAAAGACTTAAAGTATGGAGAAAACCCACACCAAAAAGCAGTATTTTTAGAAGATCCAAATAGGTCTTTTATTCAGCACCAGGGAGATACCTTATCTTATAATAATTTAGTTGATATTGATGCCTCACTAGAATTAGTATCAGAGTTTAACTCTAAAGCATGTGTAGCAATTAAACATACTAACCCGTGTGGTGTGGGTGTATCTACCGATATATTGACAGCCTTTGAAAAAGCATATGCTGGTGATCCTGTGAGTATTTTTGGTGGGATAGTTGCCTTTAATGATCAGGTGACTGAAAAGTTAGCACAAAAAATTACGTCTATATTCTTAGATGTTGTTATATCTCCATCTTTTACAAAAGAGGCACTAGAAGTTTTAGCAAAAAAACCTAGATTAAAGGTTATAGAAACTAAAGTAGATAAGACTAAAGCAAAACAAATAAGAACTGTATCTTTTGGTTATTTAGTTCAAGAAAAAAATATAAAAATCTCTCCATTAGATAGTTGGAATCTAATGACAGGACCAAAAGTATCAGATGATCAGTTATCTGATTTAGTAGTGGCTGAAAAAGTTGTAAAACATGTGAAGTCAAATGCAATCGTTGTAGTAAAAGATGGTCAAACATTAGGAATTGGAGCGGGTCAAATGAATCGTATTACAGCAAGTAAGCTTGCTTTAGAGCATGCGGGAGAGCATGCAAATGGAAGTGTGTTAGCATCAGATGCATTTTTCCCGTTTGATGATGTTGTGAAAAAGTGTGAAGAATATGGAGTTTCATGTATTATTCAGCCTGGTGGGTCTAAACGTGATCAAGATTCCATAAAAGCAGCTTCTGATGCTGGGATTTCAATGTTTTTTACAGGTGTACGTCATTTTAAGCACTAA
- the purN gene encoding phosphoribosylglycinamide formyltransferase — MINPQFAVFASGSGTIFQDIIDAYKKGEIPGELSVLITDKPNCLARQRAIREGIATKVFSIKDYGEKEVMDREMVTYLQANQIEYIVLAGYMKILSSYFIRNYQNCIINTHPSLLPSFKGLNAVQKAYDYGVKVTGCTVHFVTEKMDEGPILLQKEVNVLPDDTVESLTEKIKEQERKLIVKALKALLLNQITETRNQRWVMTE; from the coding sequence ATGATTAACCCTCAATTTGCTGTTTTCGCTTCTGGATCAGGTACTATCTTTCAAGATATAATTGATGCATATAAAAAAGGCGAAATTCCCGGGGAGCTTTCTGTATTAATAACAGACAAACCTAATTGTTTAGCTAGACAAAGAGCTATAAGAGAAGGTATAGCCACAAAAGTTTTTTCAATTAAAGATTATGGTGAAAAAGAAGTTATGGACAGAGAAATGGTAACATATCTTCAGGCAAATCAAATTGAGTATATAGTACTAGCAGGTTATATGAAAATTCTATCTTCTTATTTTATAAGAAACTATCAAAATTGTATTATAAATACACATCCTTCTCTTTTACCATCTTTTAAAGGGTTAAATGCAGTACAAAAAGCGTACGATTATGGGGTTAAAGTAACAGGGTGTACAGTGCATTTTGTAACAGAGAAAATGGATGAGGGACCGATATTACTACAAAAAGAAGTGAATGTTTTACCCGATGATACTGTAGAATCTTTAACAGAAAAAATAAAAGAACAGGAACGTAAGTTAATAGTAAAAGCACTTAAAGCACTATTATTAAACCAAATAACGGAAACAAGAAATCAGAGGTGGGTGATGACAGAATGA
- the purM gene encoding phosphoribosylformylglycinamidine cyclo-ligase has protein sequence MGDNYKSAGVDIEKGNKIAQNIQNIATDTIENTDNAEILSGVGGFGALFQLKANYQDPVFVTSTDGVGTKLKLAKKAGIFDTIGIDLVAMCVNDILVQGAKPLVFLDYLAMDSLNEQTIQKVLSGITKGCSQARCSLVGGETAEMPGFYQNDLFDLAGFTVGVVEKKDMVDGSDIKSGDLILGISSSGIHSNGYSLVRKTLLKEEGGKFCLDDTPDELENSLEEELLKPTKIYVDLVHSILEQSNVTGMAHITGGGLYDNISRVLSNNCAVRVSRQKVRSLTKPIFDLIQKSGKITEKEMFQTFNMGVGFVLILPREEAHEAKKMLDDKGEQAEIIGEVIEKRQELQGVIMDD, from the coding sequence ATGGGTGATAACTATAAAAGTGCCGGGGTGGATATTGAAAAAGGTAATAAAATAGCACAAAATATCCAAAATATCGCCACTGATACAATAGAAAATACTGATAACGCAGAAATTTTATCGGGTGTAGGTGGTTTTGGTGCTCTATTTCAACTAAAAGCAAACTACCAAGATCCAGTGTTTGTAACCTCTACTGATGGGGTTGGAACAAAACTGAAGCTTGCTAAAAAAGCTGGTATTTTTGATACCATAGGTATAGATTTAGTAGCCATGTGTGTAAATGATATTTTAGTACAAGGTGCTAAACCACTTGTTTTTTTAGATTATTTAGCTATGGATAGCTTAAATGAACAAACTATTCAAAAAGTTTTAAGTGGAATTACGAAAGGTTGTAGTCAAGCTAGATGTAGTCTTGTTGGCGGAGAGACTGCAGAAATGCCTGGCTTTTATCAAAATGATTTGTTTGATCTAGCTGGCTTTACTGTTGGTGTAGTTGAAAAAAAAGATATGGTAGATGGTTCAGATATAAAATCAGGTGATCTAATATTAGGTATTAGCTCTTCGGGGATTCATAGTAACGGATACTCCCTTGTAAGAAAAACCTTATTAAAAGAAGAAGGTGGCAAATTTTGTTTAGATGATACACCAGATGAACTTGAAAATTCTCTTGAAGAAGAGCTTTTGAAACCAACTAAAATTTATGTAGACTTAGTGCACTCGATTTTAGAACAATCTAATGTGACTGGTATGGCTCATATTACTGGTGGAGGCTTATATGATAATATAAGTCGTGTGCTATCTAATAACTGCGCTGTCAGAGTATCTAGACAAAAAGTTAGAAGTTTAACTAAACCAATTTTTGATTTAATTCAAAAATCAGGGAAAATTACAGAAAAAGAAATGTTTCAAACCTTCAATATGGGAGTTGGGTTTGTTTTAATACTACCGAGAGAAGAAGCGCATGAAGCTAAAAAAATGCTTGATGATAAAGGGGAACAGGCAGAGATTATAGGTGAGGTGATTGAAAAAAGGCAAGAACTCCAGGGTGTGATTATGGATGATTAA
- the purF gene encoding amidophosphoribosyltransferase, with protein MDYGLKNQDKLSEECGVVGMFAPEKDVQSYIHFGLYALQHRGQESAGISISDGSDIKTKKKMGLVSEVFQGDTLENLSGYNAIGHVRYSTEGDSSVTNAQPLTITCKLGKISIVHNGNLKNAKGLRKRLEEEGTIFQTTTDSEILAHLLAKSSYNNIIDGLKEVASMMKGGYTFLLMTTDRLIAFRDAHGFRPLSLGKVDGGYVLSSETCAFDTIGAEYVRDISPGEMVVIDKQGITSTTLLEPKDPSLCIFEYIYFARPDSNLIGKNVHLVRKELGKELAKESNITADIVSGVPDSSLSAASGVAEALNLPYEMGLIKNRYIGRTFIKPNQEMRELGVQVKLNPVNATVFGKRIILVDDSIVRGTTITNIIKTLRDAGAKEVHILISSPPVKFPCYYGIDTSSCGELIASKLNVEEIRTEIGADSLQFLSIQGMVRAVERVPGLNENTGYCLACFNGEYPVTEED; from the coding sequence GTGGATTATGGATTAAAAAATCAAGATAAATTATCTGAAGAGTGCGGGGTAGTTGGTATGTTTGCTCCTGAAAAAGATGTACAAAGCTATATACATTTTGGGCTATATGCACTTCAACATCGAGGGCAAGAGAGTGCTGGCATATCAATTAGTGATGGATCAGATATAAAAACTAAAAAAAAAATGGGTCTAGTTAGTGAAGTTTTCCAAGGAGATACTCTAGAGAACCTTTCAGGTTATAATGCTATAGGGCATGTTCGTTATTCAACAGAAGGTGATAGCTCAGTTACTAATGCACAACCATTGACCATAACCTGTAAGCTAGGTAAGATTTCTATTGTTCATAATGGAAACCTAAAAAATGCTAAAGGGTTAAGAAAAAGATTAGAAGAGGAAGGTACAATTTTTCAGACTACTACTGATAGCGAGATATTAGCACACTTGTTAGCTAAATCAAGCTATAACAATATAATAGATGGGCTAAAAGAAGTAGCATCAATGATGAAAGGTGGATACACTTTTTTACTAATGACTACAGATAGACTCATTGCTTTTAGGGATGCTCATGGATTTAGACCATTATCACTAGGAAAGGTTGATGGTGGTTATGTTCTTTCTTCTGAAACATGTGCTTTTGATACTATAGGAGCAGAATATGTGAGAGATATTTCACCTGGAGAGATGGTAGTGATAGATAAACAAGGTATTACGAGTACAACTTTATTAGAGCCGAAAGATCCTTCTCTTTGTATATTTGAATACATTTATTTTGCTCGTCCTGATAGTAATTTAATTGGTAAAAATGTTCATTTAGTAAGAAAAGAACTAGGGAAAGAACTAGCAAAAGAAAGCAACATTACAGCAGATATAGTTTCTGGTGTTCCTGATTCAAGTCTTTCTGCAGCGTCAGGAGTTGCAGAAGCTCTTAATCTTCCATATGAAATGGGACTTATTAAAAATCGGTATATTGGTAGAACATTTATTAAGCCAAATCAAGAAATGAGAGAGTTGGGGGTACAAGTTAAACTAAACCCAGTTAATGCTACAGTGTTTGGGAAAAGAATTATATTAGTAGATGATTCAATTGTTCGAGGTACTACTATTACTAACATTATTAAGACATTGAGAGATGCTGGAGCTAAAGAAGTGCATATACTGATAAGTTCACCACCAGTGAAATTTCCTTGCTATTATGGTATTGATACATCTTCTTGCGGTGAGTTGATTGCATCCAAACTTAATGTTGAAGAAATAAGAACAGAAATTGGTGCTGATAGTTTACAGTTTTTAAGTATCCAAGGAATGGTTAGGGCAGTTGAACGTGTGCCTGGGTTAAATGAAAATACAGGTTATTGTTTGGCCTGTTTTAATGGAGAATATCCTGTAACAGAGGAGGACTAA
- the purL gene encoding phosphoribosylformylglycinamidine synthase subunit PurL has product MNREGINLALTNIELQTIKNLLKKEPNEVERGMFEVMWSEHCSYKNSKPLLKELPSKGENVIQGPGENAGVISLGDGDAVAFKIESHNHPSAIEPYQGASTGVGGIIRDVISMGARPTALLNSLRFSPLKTKRTRYLFGGVVSGIGGYGNCVGVPTVAGEVYFDPSYNENPLVNAMCVGTLKEDELYRGETGSPGNLLLLVGSKTGRDGILGASFASEALSGDNASDRPSVQVGDPFMGKLLIETCQNLLKTESSAIVGLQDLGAGGLVSAASEMASKSDMGVTMDVSQVPLREENMTPYEIMLSESQERMLFIVKESQVERLRDKVKELGLDASVIGEVIEEKKLIVNNRDITVANVPPRALTDNVPEKLREIKFPQYLTEQWKQEPQVSQKLQTMITANNYSYENLIINMLNSPNIGSKQWIYEQFDYTVGANTVKAPKSNASVVRLKGKNKGIAINCDGNSRYVYADPKRGAKIAVCEASRNLVTTGAKPLGLTNCLNFGNPEKPQIYYQLANTIKGMKEACETLGIPVTGGNVSLYNEGENEDIKPTPVIGMVGLVEDLSKIMSADFKDEGDMLVLLGETYEELGASELGYLLTEKTIGRTPEIDLYKEQNLQEFILKIINSELVKSCDDLSDGGLAVSLTKSCILGNIGCTIDLPTDKSMLTWLFSESQSRVLVSVSSDKVDSLVELAKKDDIPSQVIGTINESRLSITKGDEEINLGINDLKNSWEGAIPWIMD; this is encoded by the coding sequence ATGAACAGGGAGGGGATAAATTTGGCTCTTACTAATATAGAATTACAGACAATTAAAAATTTACTGAAAAAAGAACCAAATGAAGTAGAACGTGGGATGTTTGAAGTGATGTGGAGTGAGCATTGTAGCTATAAAAATTCTAAACCTTTATTAAAAGAGTTACCTAGTAAAGGTGAAAACGTTATTCAAGGTCCTGGGGAGAATGCAGGGGTTATAAGTTTAGGAGATGGAGATGCTGTTGCCTTTAAAATAGAAAGTCATAACCATCCTTCTGCTATAGAACCTTATCAAGGTGCTTCAACTGGTGTTGGAGGGATAATTAGAGATGTAATCTCAATGGGAGCAAGGCCCACTGCTCTATTAAACTCTCTTAGATTTTCACCATTAAAGACTAAGAGAACAAGATATTTGTTCGGTGGAGTTGTATCAGGAATAGGGGGCTATGGAAATTGTGTAGGTGTTCCTACAGTAGCTGGTGAGGTTTATTTTGATCCTTCATACAATGAAAACCCTTTGGTGAATGCTATGTGTGTTGGTACGTTAAAAGAAGATGAACTCTATCGAGGTGAAACTGGTTCTCCTGGTAACTTATTATTATTAGTTGGGTCAAAAACCGGAAGAGATGGTATTTTAGGTGCAAGTTTTGCATCAGAAGCTTTGTCAGGTGATAATGCCTCTGATCGTCCTTCTGTTCAAGTAGGAGATCCATTTATGGGTAAGTTATTAATTGAAACATGTCAAAATCTACTTAAAACTGAATCATCTGCAATAGTGGGATTACAAGATCTAGGTGCAGGAGGATTAGTTTCAGCAGCATCAGAGATGGCTAGTAAAAGTGATATGGGAGTAACGATGGATGTTTCACAAGTTCCTTTAAGAGAAGAAAATATGACACCTTATGAAATTATGCTAAGTGAATCTCAGGAACGGATGTTGTTTATCGTGAAAGAAAGCCAAGTAGAAAGGTTAAGGGATAAAGTTAAAGAGTTAGGCTTAGATGCTTCTGTAATCGGAGAAGTTATTGAAGAAAAAAAACTTATAGTAAATAATAGAGATATTACTGTTGCGAATGTCCCCCCAAGAGCCTTAACTGACAATGTGCCAGAAAAATTACGAGAAATTAAATTTCCTCAGTATTTAACTGAACAATGGAAACAAGAGCCTCAGGTATCACAAAAACTGCAAACAATGATAACAGCAAATAATTATTCTTACGAAAATTTAATCATTAATATGCTTAACTCTCCTAATATTGGATCAAAACAATGGATTTATGAACAGTTTGATTATACTGTTGGTGCAAATACTGTTAAAGCCCCTAAAAGTAATGCTTCTGTAGTTAGACTAAAAGGAAAAAATAAAGGTATTGCCATTAACTGTGATGGCAACTCAAGATATGTTTATGCAGACCCAAAGAGAGGGGCTAAAATAGCTGTTTGTGAAGCCAGTAGAAATCTAGTAACTACTGGAGCTAAACCTTTAGGATTAACTAATTGTTTGAACTTTGGAAACCCAGAAAAACCACAAATATACTACCAGTTAGCTAATACCATAAAAGGTATGAAAGAGGCATGTGAAACTTTAGGTATACCAGTAACAGGAGGGAATGTCAGTCTTTATAATGAGGGAGAGAATGAAGATATAAAACCAACACCAGTCATTGGTATGGTAGGTTTAGTTGAAGATCTTAGTAAAATTATGTCAGCTGACTTTAAAGATGAAGGAGATATGTTAGTTTTATTAGGTGAGACATATGAAGAATTAGGTGCTTCTGAATTAGGATATCTATTAACTGAGAAAACGATAGGTCGTACACCCGAAATAGATCTGTATAAAGAACAAAATTTACAAGAGTTTATACTGAAAATAATAAATTCTGAATTAGTTAAATCCTGTGATGATTTATCTGATGGTGGATTAGCTGTTTCTCTAACGAAAAGTTGTATCCTTGGTAACATTGGTTGCACTATAGATTTACCGACAGATAAATCTATGTTGACTTGGTTATTTTCTGAAAGTCAATCTAGAGTATTAGTATCAGTTTCGAGTGACAAAGTAGATAGTTTAGTAGAATTAGCAAAAAAAGATGATATACCATCTCAGGTGATAGGGACAATTAACGAATCTAGATTATCTATAACAAAAGGTGATGAAGAGATAAATCTAGGGATAAATGATTTAAAAAATTCTTGGGAGGGAGCTATACCGTGGATTATGGATTAA